CTTCGACGGCCTGGACACGGAGCTCGCCTTCAACGGCGCCGCGCAGGTCGCCCATATCGACGCCATGGGCAAGTGGGCCAAGGAGGGCCTCTTCGTCTACTCCGGCCGGCGCAACGAGGGCGGCGCGCGCTTCCGCGGCGGCGAATGCGCCATCTTCACGGAATCCTCGGCCGGCTACGCCGGCATCAAGGCCGAGGCCAAGTTCCCCTTCGGCGTCGGCAACCTGCCCTACTGGCCCGCGGTCACCGACAAGCCGCAGAACACCATCATCGGCGGCGCCTCGCTCTGGGTCATGGCCGGCCACAGCGAGGCGGAATACAAGGGCGTGGCCAAGTTCTTCAGCTTCCTGTCCTCGCCGGAGGCCCAGGCCTCCTGGCACCAGACCACCGGCTACCTGCCGATCACCACGGCCGCCTACGACCTGACCAAGGAGCAGGGCTTCTACGACAAGAACCCCGGCACCGACATCGCGATCAAGCAGATGACCGGTGCCGCGCCGACCGCCAGCTCCAAGGGCCTGCGGCTCGGCAGCTTCGACCAGATCCGCGGCATCATCGACGAGGAGCTGGAAGCGGTCTGGACCGGCAAGAAGTCGGCGCAGGAGGCCTTGGACAGCGCAGTGGAGCGGGGCAACCCGCTGCTGCGCCGCTTCGAGCGCGCCAACCGCTAGGCCGCAGGAAAGACTCGGCGGGGCCCGTCGCTGCCGGCCGGGCCCGCCGAAGACTTCGAGTTCCGTCAGGGCCATGGAGAAGCGCGTCGTCTTCGGCCACAGGGTGCTGCCCTATCTGCTGGTTCTGCCGCAGATGGCCATTACCCTGGTCTTCTTTCTCTGGCCGGCGAGCCAGGCGATCTACCAGTCCGTCCTGATCGAGGACGCCTTCGGGCTGTCCTCGGAGTTCGTCTGGTTCGAGAACTACGCCGTGCTGATCGCGGACCCGCTCTACCTCGGTTCCTTCCGGACCACCGCCGTCTTCAGCATCGCGGTCGCCGGCCTCTCGATCGGCCTGGCCCTGTTCCTGGCGGTCATGGCGGACCGGGTGGTGCGCGGCGCCATGGCCTACAAGACCCTGCTGCTCTGGCCCTACGCGGTCGCGCCCGCGGTCGCCGGAGTGCTCTGGCTCTTCATGTTCAACCCCTCGATCGGGCTGGTCAGCTTCTACCTCAAGCTGATGGGCTACGATTGGAACCACGTCCTCAACGGCGGCGAAGCCATGCTGCTGGTGATCATCGCGGCCTCTTGGAAGCAGATCTCCTACAACTTCATCTTCTTCCTGGCCGGCCTGCAGGCGATTCCGCGCTCGCTGATCGAGGCCGCGGCCATCGACGGCGCCGGCCCGATCCGGCGCTTCTGGACCGTGGTCTTTCCACTGCTGTCGCCGACCACCTTCTT
This window of the Kiloniellales bacterium genome carries:
- the ugpB gene encoding sn-glycerol-3-phosphate ABC transporter substrate-binding protein UgpB, giving the protein MTVLRKLAATAAVAGSFGLVSNAWAATEIQWWHAFTGRLGEVLAGQVEAFNASQSDYKVVGVYKGNYSETLNAGVAAFRAGEQPHILQVFEVGTATMMSAKGAVKPVHELMKETGEPFDPGAYLAAVTGYYTTSDGEMLSLPYNSSTPVLYYNKDAFQKAGLDPEAPPKTWPEVETAVKALKASGSACPFTTAWQSWVHLENMGAWHNVPFATKANGFDGLDTELAFNGAAQVAHIDAMGKWAKEGLFVYSGRRNEGGARFRGGECAIFTESSAGYAGIKAEAKFPFGVGNLPYWPAVTDKPQNTIIGGASLWVMAGHSEAEYKGVAKFFSFLSSPEAQASWHQTTGYLPITTAAYDLTKEQGFYDKNPGTDIAIKQMTGAAPTASSKGLRLGSFDQIRGIIDEELEAVWTGKKSAQEALDSAVERGNPLLRRFERANR
- the ugpA gene encoding sn-glycerol-3-phosphate ABC transporter permease UgpA, producing the protein MEKRVVFGHRVLPYLLVLPQMAITLVFFLWPASQAIYQSVLIEDAFGLSSEFVWFENYAVLIADPLYLGSFRTTAVFSIAVAGLSIGLALFLAVMADRVVRGAMAYKTLLLWPYAVAPAVAGVLWLFMFNPSIGLVSFYLKLMGYDWNHVLNGGEAMLLVIIAASWKQISYNFIFFLAGLQAIPRSLIEAAAIDGAGPIRRFWTVVFPLLSPTTFFLLVVNIVYAFFDTFGIIHAVTKGGPGKATEILVYKVYKDGFVGLDLGSSAAQSVILMAVVVALTVIQFRFIERRVHY